One window of Corynebacterium sp. P3-F1 genomic DNA carries:
- a CDS encoding type II secretion system F family protein yields MMSLVPIFTAAALAIPPAQPARRVGVVDRPVNLSALLPVASAAAVPVILATGRLFVVLAACAAGGTAAHTVVRSRRAKAAAARLEWTATYLGHLVAALRAGSTVAQACERAVQKLPDDAPVDLVRELERAAAHARRGGNGAAILADSPVDELRDVASLWLLSSQLGIPMADLLDRARSRIDNDLRHRHATTAALAGPRATAVVLSVLPLAGILMGQAMGARPVAWLTGGGLGSLLLLGGTLLVCAGFYTSQFIIGRAAG; encoded by the coding sequence ATGATGTCCCTCGTCCCGATTTTCACGGCCGCTGCTCTGGCGATTCCGCCAGCGCAGCCGGCGCGGCGCGTCGGCGTGGTAGACCGCCCTGTCAACCTGTCTGCGTTGCTGCCCGTGGCGTCCGCGGCGGCAGTGCCGGTCATCCTGGCGACCGGCAGGCTCTTCGTCGTCCTCGCTGCATGTGCTGCCGGTGGGACGGCGGCCCACACCGTTGTGCGTTCGCGTCGGGCAAAAGCAGCCGCCGCGCGCCTGGAATGGACGGCCACCTACCTCGGCCACCTCGTGGCCGCGTTGCGTGCCGGGTCCACAGTCGCGCAAGCGTGCGAGCGTGCTGTGCAGAAGCTGCCGGACGACGCTCCCGTCGACCTCGTCCGCGAACTCGAGCGCGCCGCAGCCCATGCCCGCCGCGGTGGTAACGGGGCTGCGATCTTGGCCGACTCGCCTGTCGACGAGCTCCGCGACGTCGCTTCCCTCTGGCTCCTGTCTTCCCAGCTCGGCATTCCCATGGCGGATCTGCTGGACAGGGCTCGCTCCCGCATTGACAACGACCTGCGTCACCGCCACGCCACCACCGCCGCTCTCGCCGGGCCGCGTGCCACCGCCGTCGTCCTCTCCGTCCTGCCGCTCGCCGGGATCCTCATGGGCCAGGCCATGGGCGCCCGCCCCGTGGCCTGGCTCACCGGCGGCGGGCTCGGCAGCCTTCTGCTGCTTGGCGGGACCTTGCTGGTGTGCGCCGGGTTCTACACTTCCCAATTCATCATCGGGAGGGCCGCCGGATGA
- a CDS encoding type II secretion system F family protein — translation MISLPAAAFLAAALALPGAQPHYRLTPEPSTREARSKTPRDGPPDRHRIASDIELFAACFRAGLTVSAAAGAVADSYGMGAGSGEWSPLALKWRRVVAFYELGVEPERAWSVMDGVPGCEELASLVALSHASGSAVADGCDRIVSKLREEAADDATAAAERAGVLISIPLAAFFLPAFFVLGLAPVVIGLGSQMFGGQ, via the coding sequence ATGATCAGTCTTCCCGCCGCTGCATTCCTCGCTGCCGCACTAGCTCTGCCCGGTGCCCAGCCGCACTACCGTCTCACCCCGGAACCCTCCACCCGCGAGGCCAGATCGAAGACCCCGCGCGACGGGCCGCCCGACAGACACCGGATCGCCAGCGATATCGAACTGTTCGCCGCGTGCTTCCGCGCCGGGTTGACCGTCTCCGCTGCGGCGGGGGCTGTGGCCGATAGCTACGGCATGGGCGCTGGAAGCGGGGAGTGGTCTCCGCTCGCCCTGAAATGGCGGCGGGTGGTGGCGTTCTACGAGCTCGGGGTCGAACCAGAACGGGCGTGGTCCGTGATGGATGGCGTCCCCGGGTGCGAGGAACTCGCTTCCCTTGTCGCCCTGTCGCACGCGTCCGGTTCAGCTGTCGCCGACGGATGCGACCGCATCGTGTCCAAGCTCCGCGAGGAAGCGGCCGACGATGCGACTGCCGCAGCCGAACGCGCAGGGGTCCTCATCAGTATTCCGCTCGCCGCCTTCTTCCTCCCGGCTTTCTTCGTCCTCGGGCTCGCTCCCGTGGTCATCGGTTTGGGGTCGCAGATGTTCGGCGGGCAGTAA
- a CDS encoding DUF4244 domain-containing protein, with protein sequence MEAATRAAALRRDDGMSTIEYAMGSLAAAALAAVLYMVINGNGVVDAIEGIITDALSNRPS encoded by the coding sequence ATCGAGGCGGCCACGCGAGCGGCGGCGCTGCGCAGGGACGATGGGATGAGCACGATCGAATACGCCATGGGTAGCCTCGCGGCGGCAGCGCTTGCCGCGGTGCTGTACATGGTGATCAACGGCAACGGTGTGGTGGACGCGATCGAGGGCATCATCACCGACGCGCTGTCCAACCGCCCGTCCTAA
- a CDS encoding Rv3654c family TadE-like protein has product MTAPSRPTRAARTARVGPLIDDRGYATVLSAGVIAAVVALALVVAAVVSRVADTHRAQVAADLAAVAGATALYTGGDACDAAGETAELNGAAVTDCRITGADVVVAATAGRGEAVAKAGPI; this is encoded by the coding sequence GTGACTGCCCCTTCCCGGCCTACCCGAGCTGCCCGCACCGCCCGGGTCGGCCCGCTTATCGACGACCGCGGTTACGCCACCGTCCTGTCCGCCGGCGTCATCGCTGCTGTGGTGGCGTTGGCGCTGGTGGTTGCGGCGGTGGTAAGCCGGGTGGCCGACACCCACCGTGCCCAGGTCGCCGCCGACTTGGCGGCGGTCGCTGGGGCCACCGCACTGTATACCGGGGGCGACGCCTGCGACGCGGCTGGCGAGACAGCGGAGCTGAATGGCGCCGCGGTCACCGATTGCCGGATCACCGGCGCAGATGTCGTTGTCGCAGCGACAGCCGGCAGAGGTGAGGCGGTGGCGAAAGCGGGACCGATTTAA
- a CDS encoding DEAD/DEAH box helicase → MAHAGSNGFASELIDGLTRALPSGTLTHVRTVPASPSRTAPWPEWVDTGLRERLVDSGIQNLFIHQRECADLAWSGRDVVVATGTSSGKSLGYQLPVLSAMAADPTACALYITPTKALGSDQLLAVGDLIKGHPALSGPKGINPAPYDGDTPTEARATIRETTRFTFTNPDMLHAGILSSHVRWARFLRHLKYVVVDECHTYRGVFGANVALVLRRLDRIARAYGAHPTFIFASATAADPAAHARRLCGRDVAAVTDDGAPTGERTYALWEPGFIEGAEGVNGAPVRRAATTEAGTMMADLVAAGARTLTFVRSRRASETVAMRAAEDLVAAGRADFARRIASYRAGYLAEDRRALEHALDNGDLLGMATTNALELGIDVGGLDAVVMAGFPGTVASFRQQAGRAGRRGQSSLVVMVARDDPMDTYLVHHPEALLDKPVENSVFNPSNPFILRGHAYCAAVEKPLTDREVEELEAQDVVVELEAAGLLRKRARGWFAVPQIDSDISPETAHGSVTLRGGTGEQVMIVDATDGRLLGTIDSVRAAAQVHDGAVYIHQGEYFIIDELDLDSYIALAHPEVPDYSTMARSTTDIAVIGEAHERSNPSPGLWVARVDVEVTDRVTGYVVTLADGTTSEHIPLDLPEQKLFTRAVAYTIDPLALEKMGITAGDIPGTLHASEHAAIGLLPLLATCDRWDIGGVSTALHPDTMQPTVFVYDGHPGGAGFADEGYARFHEWISATYEAVKSCGCASGCPSCVQSPKCGNGNQPLDKAGALKLLGALTAMTAGMSADVPE, encoded by the coding sequence ATGGCTCACGCAGGGTCGAATGGCTTCGCTAGCGAGCTTATCGACGGCCTCACCCGCGCCCTCCCCTCCGGCACCCTCACCCACGTGCGGACGGTGCCGGCTTCCCCCTCGCGGACAGCTCCGTGGCCGGAGTGGGTGGACACCGGTCTCCGGGAACGGCTCGTGGACTCAGGCATCCAGAACCTATTCATCCACCAGCGCGAATGCGCCGACCTAGCCTGGTCGGGGCGCGATGTCGTGGTGGCTACGGGCACCTCATCCGGCAAATCCCTCGGTTACCAGCTGCCGGTGTTGAGTGCCATGGCCGCCGACCCCACCGCCTGCGCCCTCTACATCACCCCGACGAAAGCGTTGGGATCGGACCAGCTGTTGGCGGTCGGCGACCTGATCAAAGGGCACCCGGCGCTGTCGGGGCCGAAGGGCATCAACCCCGCGCCCTACGACGGCGACACCCCGACCGAGGCCCGGGCAACCATCCGGGAAACGACCCGCTTCACGTTCACCAACCCGGACATGCTGCACGCGGGGATCCTGTCTTCGCATGTGCGGTGGGCCCGGTTCCTGCGGCACCTGAAATACGTTGTGGTGGACGAGTGCCACACGTACCGCGGTGTCTTTGGTGCGAATGTGGCGCTGGTGCTCCGGCGCCTCGACCGAATTGCTCGGGCTTACGGCGCGCACCCCACATTCATCTTCGCGTCAGCCACGGCCGCGGACCCGGCGGCGCACGCCCGCCGCCTGTGCGGCCGCGATGTCGCCGCAGTCACCGATGACGGCGCCCCGACAGGCGAACGCACCTACGCACTGTGGGAACCCGGCTTCATCGAAGGCGCCGAGGGCGTAAACGGCGCCCCCGTCCGCCGCGCCGCCACTACTGAGGCGGGAACCATGATGGCGGACCTCGTCGCGGCGGGTGCCCGCACACTCACTTTCGTGCGGTCGCGCCGGGCCAGCGAGACAGTAGCCATGCGCGCCGCAGAAGACCTCGTCGCTGCCGGCCGCGCCGACTTCGCACGCCGCATCGCCTCCTACCGCGCCGGGTACCTGGCTGAGGACCGCCGGGCGCTCGAGCACGCCTTGGACAACGGCGACCTGCTCGGCATGGCCACCACGAACGCCCTCGAACTGGGCATTGACGTCGGAGGGCTCGACGCCGTGGTCATGGCGGGCTTCCCTGGCACCGTCGCGTCGTTCCGGCAGCAGGCGGGCCGTGCAGGACGCCGCGGGCAGTCGTCGCTGGTGGTTATGGTCGCACGCGACGATCCCATGGACACCTATCTCGTGCACCATCCCGAAGCCCTGCTGGATAAACCGGTGGAAAACAGCGTGTTCAACCCGTCGAACCCGTTCATTCTCCGCGGCCACGCCTACTGCGCCGCCGTGGAGAAGCCCCTCACCGACAGAGAGGTTGAGGAGCTGGAGGCGCAGGATGTTGTCGTCGAGCTCGAGGCGGCAGGGCTGCTGCGTAAGCGGGCGCGCGGCTGGTTCGCAGTCCCCCAGATCGACAGCGACATCTCCCCAGAGACAGCCCACGGCTCCGTCACGCTGCGCGGCGGGACCGGCGAGCAGGTAATGATCGTCGACGCGACTGACGGGCGACTGCTCGGAACAATCGATTCCGTGCGTGCCGCAGCGCAGGTCCACGACGGTGCCGTGTACATCCACCAGGGCGAATACTTCATTATCGACGAACTCGACCTGGACAGCTACATCGCACTCGCTCACCCGGAAGTGCCGGACTACAGCACGATGGCGCGCTCCACGACCGACATCGCCGTCATCGGTGAAGCGCATGAACGCAGCAACCCCTCCCCAGGACTATGGGTCGCGCGCGTCGACGTCGAGGTCACCGACCGTGTCACGGGCTACGTGGTCACGCTTGCCGACGGCACCACCTCCGAACACATCCCCCTCGACCTCCCCGAGCAGAAACTGTTCACCCGGGCCGTCGCCTATACCATCGACCCTCTCGCGCTGGAGAAAATGGGTATTACGGCTGGTGACATCCCCGGCACCCTGCACGCCTCCGAACACGCCGCGATCGGTCTCCTTCCGCTACTGGCCACCTGCGACCGGTGGGACATCGGCGGCGTGTCCACCGCCCTGCACCCCGACACGATGCAGCCGACCGTCTTCGTGTACGACGGCCACCCCGGCGGGGCCGGCTTCGCCGACGAGGGGTACGCCCGTTTCCACGAGTGGATCTCCGCGACCTACGAGGCCGTAAAGTCCTGCGGGTGCGCTTCCGGCTGCCCATCGTGCGTGCAATCCCCAAAGTGCGGCAACGGCAACCAGCCGCTGGACAAAGCCGGCGCGCTGAAACTGCTCGGAGCTCTGACCGCGATGACTGCGGGCATGTCCGCGGACGTGCCGGAGTGA
- a CDS encoding cold-shock protein, which yields MATGTVKWFNAEKGFGFIAPDDGSADVFVHYSEIQGSGFRTLEENQQVEFEIGEGSKGPQAQQVRAL from the coding sequence ATGGCTACTGGAACAGTGAAGTGGTTCAACGCTGAGAAGGGCTTCGGCTTCATCGCTCCCGACGACGGCTCCGCCGACGTTTTCGTCCACTACTCCGAGATTCAGGGCAGCGGCTTCCGCACCCTCGAGGAAAACCAGCAGGTGGAATTCGAGATCGGTGAGGGCAGCAAGGGCCCGCAAGCGCAGCAAGTCCGCGCACTCTAA
- a CDS encoding DedA family protein, protein MTEVVDSLVGFLEQLMTTPVFYPLLSLLITIDALCPLVPSETVLNLAGAFSGSQGVPDVRWIMAAAAIGAIIGDNLCFMLGGRLIRVVNQLDPDSRAGKTIEWVRSNMNKRAGVTIIVARFLPWARWVATIVLGSVRYNWFLFFLYDTIGVMMWVTIGVGVGYVGGAIMSDYPLLAMVVGVILGSLVGLAIQKLQTNMAEWNDVRRGVSVI, encoded by the coding sequence GTGACAGAAGTAGTGGACTCGCTGGTCGGGTTCTTGGAGCAGCTCATGACCACACCGGTGTTCTACCCCCTGTTGAGCCTGCTCATCACCATCGATGCGCTGTGCCCTCTCGTGCCGTCAGAGACTGTTCTGAACCTCGCCGGCGCGTTCTCCGGCTCCCAGGGAGTGCCCGATGTCCGGTGGATTATGGCGGCGGCCGCGATCGGCGCGATCATCGGCGACAACCTGTGTTTCATGCTCGGCGGCCGCCTCATCCGGGTGGTCAACCAGCTCGACCCGGACTCCCGCGCCGGAAAGACCATCGAGTGGGTGCGGTCGAATATGAATAAACGCGCAGGGGTGACCATTATTGTGGCCCGGTTCTTGCCGTGGGCTAGGTGGGTGGCCACCATCGTGCTCGGCTCCGTGCGCTACAACTGGTTCCTGTTCTTCCTCTACGACACCATCGGTGTGATGATGTGGGTCACCATCGGTGTCGGCGTGGGATACGTCGGCGGGGCGATCATGTCCGATTACCCCCTGCTAGCCATGGTGGTCGGCGTGATCCTCGGCTCTTTGGTCGGTTTGGCCATTCAAAAGCTGCAGACGAACATGGCGGAGTGGAACGATGTCAGGCGCGGTGTGTCCGTCATCTGA
- the topA gene encoding type I DNA topoisomerase, whose product MAEQNGQGKTLVIVESQTKAKKIQKYLGDDYFVEASVGHIRDLPGRAADIPAKYKKEPWAKLGVNPEAEFQPIYVVSTDKKKKVADLKDKLKKSDKLLLATDPDREGEAIAWHLLEVLKPKVPVERMVFNEITESAIKEAAENTRELDMDLVDAQETRRILDRLYGYEVSPVLWKKVMPRLSAGRVQSVATRVIVERERERMAFISAEYWDLTASLARDSETFDAKLTLIDGSRIAQGKDFDDRGKLKNDELVVVDEQDARALAEALTGQDMTVTNVVSKPYTRRPYPPFMTSTLQQAAGAKLHFTSARTMRIAQRLYENGHITYMRTDSTSLSKQGLDAARNAARELYGANYVTDAPRRYDRKVKNSQEAHEAIRPAGERFATPGELARSLDAEEFKLYELIWQRTVASQMEDARDTSVTATIAGQATSGENVELSASGRTVTFPGWLRAYSDTQDNKEKHLPQLAEGDALVAREVTADGHSTNPPARYTEASLVKKMEELGIGRPSTYASIIKTIQDRGYVAPRGNALVPTWVAFSVVGLMEQNFDALVDYEFTSSMEDELDEIAQGNENRTQWLTGFYFGDADANESTAEAIARRGGLKSIIENNLESIDARRVNSLELFRDDEDRPVHVRVGRYGPYLERQVGTTAEGEPEYQRANLPESTTPDEVTREMAEKLFATPPTGRELGENPASGRTVVAKEGRYGPYVTELVRDDERATAKARAEEIIAAERAEEDAQRAAEGKRAKNWETKTATAAKAKRIEQLIDEQLKPATASLFTSMEPSSVTLDEALQLLSLPREVGEDPADGEMITAQNGRYGPYLKKGSDSRSLANEDQIFSITLDEARRIYAEPKRRGRAAAKPPLKMLGDNDVSGKPMTVKDGRFGPYVTDGETNASLQRGDTPETMTDQRANELLSARRAREAEEGAGGAKKTTKKTAKKASKRAAKKPAQTTKRVVKAGSREK is encoded by the coding sequence GTGGCTGAGCAGAACGGACAGGGCAAGACCCTGGTCATTGTGGAGTCGCAGACGAAGGCGAAGAAGATCCAGAAATACCTGGGCGACGACTACTTCGTCGAGGCGTCTGTGGGCCACATCCGCGATCTTCCCGGCCGCGCCGCGGACATTCCCGCGAAGTACAAGAAAGAGCCGTGGGCGAAGCTCGGCGTGAACCCGGAGGCTGAATTCCAGCCGATTTACGTGGTCAGCACCGACAAGAAGAAAAAGGTCGCCGACCTCAAGGACAAGCTGAAAAAGAGCGACAAGCTGCTGCTCGCCACAGACCCAGACCGCGAGGGTGAAGCGATCGCGTGGCACCTGCTCGAGGTGCTCAAGCCGAAGGTACCGGTCGAGCGCATGGTGTTCAACGAGATCACCGAGTCCGCCATCAAAGAGGCCGCGGAAAACACGCGCGAGCTGGACATGGACCTCGTCGACGCGCAGGAAACGCGCCGCATCCTCGACCGCCTCTACGGTTACGAGGTCAGCCCCGTGCTGTGGAAGAAGGTCATGCCGCGTCTGTCTGCGGGCCGCGTCCAGTCCGTGGCCACCCGCGTCATTGTCGAGCGCGAACGCGAGCGGATGGCGTTCATTTCCGCCGAGTACTGGGACCTCACCGCCTCGCTGGCCCGCGATTCCGAGACGTTCGACGCCAAGCTCACGCTTATCGACGGCTCCCGCATCGCCCAGGGCAAAGACTTCGACGACCGCGGAAAACTCAAAAACGATGAGCTCGTGGTGGTCGACGAGCAGGACGCCCGCGCCCTCGCGGAGGCTCTGACCGGTCAAGACATGACGGTCACCAATGTGGTGTCCAAGCCCTACACCCGCCGGCCGTACCCGCCTTTCATGACATCGACGCTGCAGCAGGCCGCCGGCGCGAAGCTCCACTTCACGTCAGCCCGCACCATGCGCATCGCGCAGCGCCTGTACGAGAACGGCCACATCACTTACATGCGTACGGACTCGACCTCCCTGTCCAAGCAGGGACTCGACGCCGCCCGCAATGCCGCCCGCGAGCTGTACGGCGCGAACTACGTCACCGACGCCCCGCGCCGGTACGACCGCAAGGTGAAGAACTCCCAGGAGGCGCACGAGGCGATCCGCCCTGCCGGCGAGCGCTTCGCCACCCCCGGCGAGCTCGCACGGTCGCTGGACGCCGAGGAATTCAAGCTCTACGAACTGATCTGGCAGCGCACCGTCGCCTCCCAGATGGAAGACGCGCGCGACACCTCGGTCACCGCGACCATTGCAGGTCAGGCGACCAGCGGCGAGAACGTCGAACTGTCCGCCTCCGGCCGCACCGTCACATTCCCCGGTTGGCTGCGCGCCTACTCTGACACGCAGGACAATAAGGAAAAGCACCTGCCGCAGCTCGCGGAAGGCGACGCCCTTGTTGCCCGCGAGGTCACCGCCGACGGCCACTCCACCAACCCGCCGGCCCGTTACACCGAGGCCAGCCTGGTGAAGAAAATGGAGGAGCTGGGCATCGGCCGCCCGTCGACGTACGCGTCGATCATCAAGACCATCCAGGACCGTGGCTACGTCGCGCCGCGCGGCAACGCCCTCGTGCCCACGTGGGTGGCGTTTTCTGTGGTCGGCCTCATGGAGCAGAATTTCGACGCGCTGGTGGATTACGAGTTCACCTCGTCGATGGAAGACGAGCTCGACGAGATCGCCCAAGGCAACGAGAACCGCACCCAGTGGCTCACCGGCTTCTACTTCGGCGACGCCGACGCCAACGAGTCCACCGCCGAGGCGATCGCGCGCCGGGGTGGGTTGAAGTCCATCATCGAGAACAACCTCGAATCCATCGACGCCCGCCGCGTGAACTCGCTCGAGCTCTTCCGCGACGACGAGGACCGTCCCGTCCACGTGCGCGTCGGCCGCTACGGCCCCTACCTGGAGCGCCAGGTGGGCACCACCGCCGAGGGGGAGCCGGAATACCAGCGTGCCAACCTCCCGGAATCGACGACCCCGGACGAGGTCACGCGCGAGATGGCCGAGAAGCTCTTCGCCACCCCGCCGACCGGCCGCGAGCTGGGTGAGAACCCTGCCTCCGGCCGCACGGTCGTGGCCAAGGAAGGCCGTTACGGCCCGTACGTCACCGAGCTCGTGCGCGACGACGAGCGCGCCACCGCCAAGGCCCGCGCCGAGGAGATCATCGCCGCCGAGCGCGCCGAAGAGGACGCCCAGCGCGCCGCAGAGGGCAAGCGCGCCAAGAACTGGGAGACCAAGACCGCCACCGCCGCGAAAGCAAAGCGGATCGAGCAGCTTATCGACGAACAGCTCAAACCCGCCACCGCCTCCCTCTTTACCTCCATGGAGCCGTCGTCGGTGACCCTGGATGAGGCGCTTCAGCTTCTCTCACTGCCACGCGAGGTCGGTGAAGACCCAGCCGACGGCGAGATGATCACGGCCCAGAACGGCCGCTACGGCCCGTACCTGAAGAAGGGCAGCGACTCCCGCTCCCTGGCCAACGAGGACCAGATCTTCTCCATCACCCTGGACGAGGCGCGCCGCATCTACGCCGAGCCCAAGCGCCGCGGCCGCGCCGCAGCCAAGCCGCCGCTGAAGATGCTCGGCGACAACGACGTCTCCGGCAAGCCCATGACCGTCAAGGACGGCCGCTTCGGCCCGTACGTCACCGACGGCGAGACCAACGCGTCCCTCCAGCGCGGCGACACCCCGGAGACAATGACCGATCAGCGCGCCAACGAGCTGCTGTCCGCCCGCCGTGCCCGCGAAGCCGAAGAGGGTGCCGGCGGAGCGAAGAAGACCACTAAGAAGACCGCGAAAAAGGCGTCGAAACGCGCTGCTAAGAAGCCGGCGCAGACGACGAAGCGCGTGGTCAAGGCGGGCTCGCGCGAGAAATAG
- a CDS encoding adenylate/guanylate cyclase domain-containing protein, whose translation MNRFWHGLRWLMGTPWPLYASVLLFTNVASAIAIMAFVRYLIPMPEARQLGKVAAGFAPVGIVYLIFAVIVGGLVSYGLFRSVLRYQRNPDDVDPYVVRNLVLRIPVLQTLVVAIIWFIGIIIATAAASRVTGSLALVVAVSTLMASLVTCVLTYVQAERLVRPIAADTLSQRFADTTLEPPIKQRLYMTWFMTSGVPLIGILLLLAAQSNGFFDNTPGELMPSVSALALTAIITGMAGTAFATMSVVDPIKELQQAINRVRRGETDTQVDIYDASELGVLQAGFNEMMRGLNERQRVRDIFGQYVGSEVAAKALEEQPELGGEDRKVAVVFVDVIGSTNFAVNHSPVEVVDALNAFFEIVVDVVHRNKGVINKFEGDAALAVFGAPLALNDSTSHALQAARELRQDLRGLELDAGIGIASGHVVAGHIGGQDRFEYTVIGDAVNTAARLTELAKDSPGRVLTNLSTLKGANEVEKARWTVMKSIELRGRNKMTQLARPVRATMADKY comes from the coding sequence GTGAACCGATTTTGGCACGGCCTCCGCTGGCTCATGGGAACCCCATGGCCCCTTTATGCCTCTGTGCTGCTGTTCACAAACGTCGCCAGCGCGATCGCCATCATGGCGTTCGTCCGCTACCTCATTCCGATGCCGGAAGCCCGGCAGCTCGGCAAGGTCGCGGCGGGCTTCGCCCCTGTCGGAATCGTCTATCTGATCTTCGCTGTCATCGTCGGCGGCCTCGTCTCATATGGGCTTTTCCGTTCGGTGCTGCGCTACCAGCGCAACCCCGACGACGTCGACCCGTATGTAGTGCGCAATCTGGTGTTGCGCATCCCAGTACTGCAGACGCTGGTGGTGGCCATCATCTGGTTCATCGGAATCATCATTGCCACTGCCGCAGCGTCGCGTGTCACCGGCAGCCTTGCCCTCGTGGTGGCGGTGTCCACGCTCATGGCCAGCCTGGTCACATGCGTGCTCACGTACGTCCAGGCGGAGCGCCTCGTCAGGCCGATCGCCGCCGACACACTTTCGCAGCGCTTTGCGGACACCACCTTGGAGCCGCCGATCAAACAGCGCCTATACATGACGTGGTTCATGACATCGGGTGTGCCGCTCATCGGCATCCTGCTTCTCTTGGCTGCGCAGAGCAACGGCTTCTTCGATAACACGCCGGGCGAGCTGATGCCGTCCGTCTCCGCACTTGCGTTGACCGCGATCATCACCGGGATGGCAGGCACCGCCTTCGCCACCATGAGCGTCGTCGACCCTATCAAGGAGCTGCAGCAAGCGATCAACCGCGTGCGCCGCGGTGAGACCGACACCCAAGTGGATATTTATGATGCCTCCGAGCTCGGTGTCCTTCAGGCTGGTTTCAACGAGATGATGCGCGGCCTGAATGAACGCCAGCGTGTCCGCGACATCTTCGGACAGTATGTGGGCAGCGAGGTCGCGGCGAAGGCGCTCGAGGAGCAGCCGGAGCTCGGCGGCGAAGACCGCAAGGTCGCGGTGGTGTTCGTCGATGTCATTGGATCGACCAACTTCGCTGTGAACCACAGCCCGGTAGAGGTTGTGGACGCGCTGAACGCGTTCTTCGAGATCGTCGTCGACGTCGTGCACCGCAACAAAGGTGTGATTAACAAGTTCGAGGGCGACGCGGCACTCGCCGTGTTCGGCGCGCCGCTCGCTCTCAACGACTCCACATCCCACGCCCTTCAAGCCGCTCGCGAGCTGCGACAGGATCTGCGCGGCCTCGAGCTCGACGCAGGAATCGGCATCGCGTCGGGCCACGTCGTCGCTGGGCACATCGGCGGCCAAGACCGCTTCGAGTACACCGTGATCGGCGACGCTGTGAACACGGCGGCACGTCTCACCGAGCTGGCCAAGGACTCCCCCGGACGCGTTCTGACCAACCTGTCCACCCTGAAGGGCGCCAACGAGGTGGAGAAGGCCCGCTGGACCGTCATGAAGTCCATTGAGCTGCGCGGCCGCAACAAGATGACGCAGCTGGCCCGCCCCGTGCGCGCCACCATGGCAGACAAGTACTAA